The sequence below is a genomic window from Brevibacillus agri.
GTCCGCCAATCGGCGGGAGCAGGTGCAGGAGCTGTTGCAACTGGTCGGGCTGAATCCGCAGTTCGCGGCCCGGTATCCCCACGAGTTCAGCGGCGGTCAGCGACAGCGGATCGGGATTGCGCGCGCTTTGGCGGTTCAGCCAGCGCTGGTTGTGGCAGACGAGCCGGTTTCTGCCCTGGATGTCTCCATTCAGGCGCAGATTGTCAACCTGCTGCAAGATTTGCAGGAGCAACTCGGACTGAGCTACCTGTTTATTTCCCACGATCTAGGCGTCGTTCGCCATATTAGCGACAGAATCGCCGTCATGTACCTCGGGCGCATCGTGGAAATCGCGGACAAAAAAGATTTGTTTACGGGGCCGCTGCATCCATATACACAGGCGCTGATGTCTGCCGTGCCAAAAGCCAATCCTTTTCGCCGAAAGGAAAGGATCGTGCTTGGCGGCGACGTTCCCAGTCCTTCGCGGGTGCCAGCAGGCTGCTCCTTTCATACGCGCTGTCCGCACAGCACGGAGATTTGCCGCACGGTTCGTCCCGTTCCCAGCCAGATCCAGCCCCGCCATTTTGTCGCATGCCATCTATATGAAACAGAAGGGATGAAGATCATTGAAAATCGAGCGCATTGAGCTGCAGCAACTGCACATACCACTTCGCTTCCGTTTTGAAACAAGCTTTGGCTACACGGTGGTCAAGGAGCTGATTCTGGTTAGCGTCTACGGAGAAGGGGAAGTCGGCTACGCCGAGAGCGTGGCGATGCCGGACCCTTATTATAATGAAGAAACGACCGAAACTGTTTGGCACATGATGGAGCGTTTTCTCATTCCGAAGCTGTTTGCCAGTCCAATCGAGACGCCGGAGGACGTGGATCGGCTGTTTGCTCCCGTCCGCCGCAACAACATGGCGAAGGCGGCGTTGGAAGGGGCCATTTGGGATTTGTACAGCAAGCAAAAAGGGGTGTCGCTTGCCAGGGCGCTTGGGGGAAACAAATCGGTAATCGACGTCGGCATCAGCATCGGGATTGAACCGACAGTCGATCAGGTGCTGGCAAAAGTGGAGCGTCACCTCGCGGAAGGCTACAAAAAAATCAAGGTGAAGATCAAACCGGGGTTTGACGTGGAGCTGATTCGCGCAATCCGCAAGCAGTTTGGCGACGATGTGCCGCTGATGGCCGACGCGAACTCCGCCTACACGATGGAGCATATCGACGTGATGAAAGAGCTGGATCAATACGGGCTGATGATGATCGAACAGCCGTTGGCCCATGACGACATCATCGACCATGCGAAGCTGCAGCGCGAGCTTTCCACGCCGATTTGCCTCGACGAGAGCATTCACAGCGTGGAGGACGCCAGAAAAGCGATCGAGCTGGGCAGTTGCGGCATCATCAATATCAAAGTCGGCCGCGTCGGCGGTTTGACTGAGTCCAAGCGGATTCACGATTTTTGCCAGGCGCATGACATTCCGGTCTGGTGCGGGGGCATGATCGAATCAGGGGTCGGCCGCGCGCACAATATCGCCATTACCAGCCTGCCAAACTTCACGATTCCGGGCGATACAGCGGCCTCCAGCCGTTATTGGGAGGAAGACATCGTGGAGGGCGGTGTCGAGCTGATCGCTCCAGGGCAGTTGGCCGTGCCGGATGGTCCGGGAATCGGCTACGCGCTGAATGCGCGGGCGATTGGCAACTACGTGCTCCGCTCGGCGAATTTCCGGCCGTAACAGCCGCGCTTCACGATTTTTCTAAAAGAAAGGGAAAAAGGGGAGAAGAACGATGGCGGTGTGGGTTGAATCGTTTGAAGAGTATGCGCAAAACCTGCTTTCCAAGGCGAAAATCACAGGGGCGGCAGTCGGACTGGCGGAACAGGGACAGCTCGAATATTTCCACGGCTTCGGGCTTGCCGACGATACGGCGGACGCGCAGGAGCTGACCGCAGATACGGTGTTCGGCATTGGCTCGGTGACCAAATCGTTTACGTGCGTGGCGATCATGCAGCTCCAGGAAGCAGGCAAGCTGAATGTCCACGACCCGGTGCGCACCTATATTCCCGAGTTGCGCACGCCGAATGAAGCTTTTACCCGCGAGATGACCATCCATCATCTGATGACCCACACCGCAGGTTTCCCTCCGTTGGATACACTCGTCGGCGCGATGAAAAACAGCATGGCGGAAGAAGCAGCCGACCGCAGCTTCAGCTCCGGCTTGCAATGGGATGTAGAAAAAGCCGAAGCTATCGAGACAAAAGAAGAGATGCTCGCTTATTTGGCAAAGCTCGACTACGAACTGCTCGGCGCGCCGGGCGAGCAGTTCAGCTACTCAAACGACAGCTACGCCTTGCTCGGGGTCATTATCGAGCGGGTGAGCGGCAGCACGTACGAGCAGTTTGTCCACGAGAACATCCTGGCGCCTGCTGGCATGACGCACAGCGCCTTTTTGATCGAGGAGCTGCCAGCCGATGCGCAGGTCGCGACGCTGTTCACCCGCAAAAGCCCGGAAGACGGCGGAGACGTGTATCGCTCGCCTTCGTGGTGGGACGCTCCGGCGATGCGCTCGGCAGGCTTTTTGAAGTCGACGATACGCGATTTGCTGCGCTATACGGAGCTGTTCCGCACAGGGGGACTGGTGGGCGACAAGCGGCTGCTTTCCGAGGCCAGTGTCAAGGCGATGACGACGCCCCACGCCCCGCTCAGCCCCTTCCAAGGCTACGGCTACGGGCTGATGATCGGCACGGATTGCCACGGAGGGACGCTCGTCGAGCACGGCGGAGCGATCAAAGGGGTCAGCGCGCAAATTTTCGCCATTCCCGAACGCAACCTGACCGGGGCGATTCTCATGAATGTCGATGGTGCCCCCGTGACCGATCTGATGCACGGCTTGTTGAATGCAAACAATGGAAAGCTTGCGGCGACCCCTCCGTTCCCGTATGCGGACTACGAGCTGCCGCCTGAGCGATTTGCGGCTTACGCCGGAGAATACCGTTCCTCGGAAGGCGCCAATGTCACCGTTGCCATCGAAGAAAACGCGCTCGTGCTGAAGGCGATGGGCGCTACAGTCCCGCTGCGTCCTGTAGGGGAAGACGGCTTCGTCTGGAAGCGGGGAGAGACAGATTCGTACATCCACTTCTACCGCGACGAGGCAGGGGCGATCAGCCGGATGGGCTTCGGCTTCCGGCAGTTGCCGAAGATACTGGTAGGAACAGAGCAAAAAGTATAATGGAAGAAACGCGCACCTGCAAGCATGGCACTCGCTTGTGAGGGGCGCGTTTTTTGGCGGCGTCCATGGCTTGGCGCGGCCAAGTTTTCTGAATCGGGG
It includes:
- a CDS encoding ABC transporter ATP-binding protein, whose amino-acid sequence is MSEILLSVNDLKTYFPVKKGLLGKSGEVIKAVDGVSFQLKKGETLGLVGESGCGKSTTGRSIMRLIEPTGGTIHFEGQEITAMPERRFRSFRKKMQIVFQDPYASLNPRMTVQGALEEALSVREPKLSSANRREQVQELLQLVGLNPQFAARYPHEFSGGQRQRIGIARALAVQPALVVADEPVSALDVSIQAQIVNLLQDLQEQLGLSYLFISHDLGVVRHISDRIAVMYLGRIVEIADKKDLFTGPLHPYTQALMSAVPKANPFRRKERIVLGGDVPSPSRVPAGCSFHTRCPHSTEICRTVRPVPSQIQPRHFVACHLYETEGMKIIENRAH
- the menC gene encoding o-succinylbenzoate synthase — its product is MKIERIELQQLHIPLRFRFETSFGYTVVKELILVSVYGEGEVGYAESVAMPDPYYNEETTETVWHMMERFLIPKLFASPIETPEDVDRLFAPVRRNNMAKAALEGAIWDLYSKQKGVSLARALGGNKSVIDVGISIGIEPTVDQVLAKVERHLAEGYKKIKVKIKPGFDVELIRAIRKQFGDDVPLMADANSAYTMEHIDVMKELDQYGLMMIEQPLAHDDIIDHAKLQRELSTPICLDESIHSVEDARKAIELGSCGIINIKVGRVGGLTESKRIHDFCQAHDIPVWCGGMIESGVGRAHNIAITSLPNFTIPGDTAASSRYWEEDIVEGGVELIAPGQLAVPDGPGIGYALNARAIGNYVLRSANFRP
- a CDS encoding serine hydrolase translates to MAVWVESFEEYAQNLLSKAKITGAAVGLAEQGQLEYFHGFGLADDTADAQELTADTVFGIGSVTKSFTCVAIMQLQEAGKLNVHDPVRTYIPELRTPNEAFTREMTIHHLMTHTAGFPPLDTLVGAMKNSMAEEAADRSFSSGLQWDVEKAEAIETKEEMLAYLAKLDYELLGAPGEQFSYSNDSYALLGVIIERVSGSTYEQFVHENILAPAGMTHSAFLIEELPADAQVATLFTRKSPEDGGDVYRSPSWWDAPAMRSAGFLKSTIRDLLRYTELFRTGGLVGDKRLLSEASVKAMTTPHAPLSPFQGYGYGLMIGTDCHGGTLVEHGGAIKGVSAQIFAIPERNLTGAILMNVDGAPVTDLMHGLLNANNGKLAATPPFPYADYELPPERFAAYAGEYRSSEGANVTVAIEENALVLKAMGATVPLRPVGEDGFVWKRGETDSYIHFYRDEAGAISRMGFGFRQLPKILVGTEQKV